In the Myxococcaceae bacterium JPH2 genome, CAGGCTCGAGGCAATGGGGCGCACGGGACAGGTGCTCCCGGCGCTGGTGGACTCACACTTCGAGCCCGCGACCGACAGGCCCGCGCTGCGACGTGCGCTGGGAATCTCAGGGGCACCGCTCGTAGGAATGATCTCCACGTTCCAGCCCTCGCGCAGACACGCGCTGGGCATAGCGGCCTTCGCGAAGCTGCGGGAGCAACGGCCAGAGGCGCAGCTGGTCCTCGTCGGCGATGGTGCCTTGCTGGAGGACACGCGGCGACAGGTCGCATCGCTCGGGCTCGCGGAGGCGGTGATGTTCGCGGGCTACCAACGGGCCGAAGACTTCGCGCGATGGCTGCGCGCGCTGGACGAAGTGTGGATCCTCGGGTTGGGGAACGACTGGAGTGGAAGGGCCGCAGCACAATCCCGAGCGAGCGGAGTTCGAGTCATCGCAGTGGACGAGGGCGCGCTGCCCGACCTGGCGGATGCACGAGTGGCCTCGCCCACGGTCGAAGCCGTGGTGTCCGCCTCACTGTCCGGGCAACGCGCGGAGGTCGCGCACCCGACGAACGCGGAGATCGCCCGCACCCTCCTGGAACTCTACGGCCATGGCTGAGCATTCGAGCCCGGTACCACCGCGACTCAGGACGACTTCGTTCAAGGCCAGGGAGTGGGCCCGTCGGTCCGCACCGGGCGCGCAGCCGCTGACCGCGAAGTGCGCCCGAGTCCCCCTGGAGCACGACGGCCATGGCTGACTCCGGGCTCCCGATGCGACTCGGAACCGCCGCCGCGCCCACGTCGGTCGAGCGCCTCTTCTATCCTCCGAGTCCCGAGTCCTGGGCCCGGCGCCTTCAGCTCTCACCGTTGACGTTGCTGTCCTGGCCCTATGGCCTGCTCGTTCGGATCCGGGGCTCACTCTACGACTCGGGCCTTCTGCGGCCCGAGCGAGTGAATGGGCTCCGAGTCATCTCCGTGGGCAACCTCAACGTGGGAGGAACCGGCAAGACGCCGGCGGTGCTCTACCTCGCGGAGTTGCTCGTTCGAGAAGGGCGCAAGGTGGGCATCCTCACGCGCGGATACGGTCGCGCATCCACTGAGCCACTGACCTTCACGGGAGCAGGCCCACTGCCCGCGGTGCGAGACGCGGGGGATGAACCGCGGATGCTCGCGACCCGTTGTCCGCAGGTCCGCCTCTTCGTGGGCGCGGACCGTGTGGCCGCGGCGCGCCGAGCGCGAGACGAATTCGGACTGGACACCGTGTTGCTCGATGACGGCTTTCAGCACCGCCGGCTCGCGCGTGACGAGGACGTCGTGGTGATGGACGCGAGCGTGGGCCTCGGCAACGGCCACCTCCTGCCACGAGGCCCGCTCCGAGAGCCTGCCTCCGCACTGCGCCGAGCCACGCTCCTCTGGGTGCGCGCCGCGCCGGATGGGACCACCCCATCGCCAGAGCTGACTCAAGGACTGCCCCGGGTCGTGACGCGCTATCAGCCCACGGAGGCGATCGCTCCGGACGGTGTGACGCATCCGCTCTCCTCGCTCCAGGGACGGCCGGTGCTCGCGCTTGCGGGCCTGGCTCGACCGGGAGGCTTCCTGCGAATGCTCGCGTCTCTGGGGGCAGACCTCCGCGACGCAGCCCTCTTCCCGGATCATCACGCCTACACCGAGCCAGAGCTGCGGGCCGTCACCGCAAGGGCCCGCCAACTCGGCGCCGAGGTCGTCACCACCGAGAAAGACGCGATGCGGCTGCCCCCGGGATGCGAAGCCTGGGTGGTGCGGCTGGGCGTGGAACTCCTGGAGGGCGAGTCGTACCTGCGTCGGGCACTCGGGCTGGCGCCGAGTCCGAGCGACTTGTGAGGGGCGGAGGGCTGTGGGACAAACCGCGCCCATGGCCGCAGTCTCGCCCGTACGTCCATTGCCTTCGCCCACCCGCCTGCCCGCCGCGTTCGCCCGGCGTCGTGTGCTGCTCGTCGGGGATCTGGTCGCCGACCACTACCTCTACGGCCAGACGGACCGCGTGAGCCGCGAGGCCCCCGTCCTCATCGTCCGCTACGAGTCCTCGGAGGTGAAGCTCGGAGGTGGCGCCAACGTCGCAGCCAACGTCCGAGCGCTCGGAGGACAGGTGACCGCGGTGGGAGTGCTGGGCGCGGATGCGATGGGCCGCTCGCTGCGCAGGCTCTGCGAAGAGGCGGACATCCGTCTGCATGCGGTGAGTGGCAAGGACATCCAGACCGAGACCAAGACGCGCATCCTCGCGGGCGGCGTGAGCACGACGCGCCAGCAGATGCTCCGAGTCGACCGCGGTCAGCAAGGTCCGCTCGCGCCACGAGTCCGCAAGGCGATTGCCAGGCAGGTGGAGGCCGCGGCGCGTGACGCGGATGCGGTGGTGGTTTCGGACTATGGGGCGGGAGTGGTGGGCGACGAAGTCCGAGAGTCCTTGCGCAAGCTCGCGGCGGACGGGATGCCGGTCTGCGTGGACAGCCGCTATGCGCTGACCTCGTTCACGGGACTGACGGTCTGCAAACCCAACGAGCCCGAGCTGGAGCACCTGTCCGGACGCCGAGTCCGCTCCGAAGCGGACCTGTTGGAAGCAGGGCACGCCGCGCGAAAGAACCTCGATTGCCGAGCCCTGCTGGTAACGCGCGGTCGGCATGGCATGGCGCTGTTCGACGCTGATGGAGGCGTGGATCTGATCCCCGTGCACGGAGCAAAGGCCGCGGTGGATGTCACCGGCGCGGGCGACACGGTCATCGCCAGCTTCTCTCTGGCCCTCGCGGCGGGAGCCACGTTCGGCGAAGCGGCACGACTCGCGAACATCGCGGGCGCGCTCGTGGTGCAGAAGCCGGGCACTGCCACCGTGTCGAGAGACGAACTGCTGGGCGAGCTGCGGAGCACGCGATGACCACGTTGGACAAGCTGCGGTCCCTCGAGTCGATCGCCCAAGAGCGTGAACAGTGGCGGGAGCAGGGGCGCACCGTCGCGCTGGCCAACGGTGTGTTCGACCTGCTCCACGTGGGGCACGTTCGCTACCTGGAAGGGGCGAAGGCGCTCGCGGATGTGCTCGTGGTCGCGGTGAACTCGGACGCCTCGACGCGTGCCTACAAGGGGCCAGGACGCCCCTACATCCCAGAGCTGGAGCGAGCCGAGCTGGTGGCGTCACTGGCCTGCACGGACCGAGTCCTCCTGTTCGACGAATCCAACGTGCGCCACATCATCCGGGCCTTGAAGCCGGACCTTCACGTGAAGGGGACGGACTACACGCCGGACTCCATCCCCGAGGGAGACGAAGTGCGCGCATACGGCGGTCGGACGGCGGTCTCGGGAGATCCGAAGGACCACAGCACCACCGACCTCGCGCGCCGCTTGGGGCGAGAGGCGTCGAAGTAGGCCATGCCGCTGTCGCCGCTCCTGAGAGAGGTGCTCGGGTGTCCGCGATGCAAGGGCGCGCTGGAAGTCCGCGACAGCGAGGCAGGCACTCAGGTGCACTGCCCCAGCTGCCAGCGGGCCTGGCCCGTCGAGGACGGCATCCCGCAGATGGTCCCCGAGCGCGAGCGTCCCAGTCCCGAGTAGTCGGGGCGCGGATCAGGCGGAGCGCAAATCCAGCGCCGAGACAAAGCTGCGAGCCTCGGCGGCAGCGCGAGCTTCAAGCCCAACACCGCCCGCACCATCAACGAGCCCGGTGAGGTCCACCATCCGATGCGGAGCCTGGGCGTGACCCCAGCGCTCCATGTCGATGCGCAGGAAGAACGCCAGCGTAGGCGCACCGACGGCCACCGAGAGATGCATGGGGCCGGTGTTGTTGCACACCGTGGCTCCGGCCGCGCGCATGAGGGCGGCCAACTCATCGATGGAGGTCGGAGGCGCGAGCTGCGCGCCAGGTGCCGCCTCCACGACCCCGCGAGCCAGCGCTTCCTCTCCGGGACCCCAGGTGACGACAGGGATCCGCCCCTGCTCGAGGAGCGCCCGCGCAGCGGCAGCGAAGGCCTCGGGCGGAATGCGTCGATTTCCCAGGCGTCCCCCAGGATTGATGACCGCGAGCTTCCGCCCCGCGCTGGCCTCCAGGTAGGCCCGGATGGACGGGCTGAGGCTCGGCTCGCGGAAGGACAGCCCCTCGCACACAACGCCCCCGGTCAGCGGTGTGAGGAGGTGAGTCCGCTGTTGCGCCTCGTGCCGCGTGTCCGTCCGCGCGGGCACGGAAACGGAGTGCAAGAGAGACACAGGCCACACGTCAGGCCCAATGACGACGGCGCGGGGGCCCGCCATCCGCGCGATGAAGGCGCTCGTGACAGAGGGCGCGTCCCAGTTCGCGCAGTCCACCACCACGTCGTAGCGCTGGCGGCGCAAGGCCCGGATGCCCGGGGCCAGGGGGCCAAGCCACAGGTGCCGTCGATCGAACGCGACAACGGCATCCGCGTCCGGGTGCCCGGACAGCACGCGAACCACCTTCGAGTGGACGAGGACATGGACCTCGGGCGCGGGCTGCACATGCGTCTTGAGCGTCCGCATCAGAGGTGTCGTGAGAAGGGCCTCGCCCACGCGATTGTCGGGCCGCACCAGCAGGACCCTTCGCGGAGCGGGGAGAGGAGATCCGAGAGGGCGGCGACGACCGGGGCGCCAGAGCAGCACGGACCCGACGAGCGCCAGCGCCAGCTTTGCCCACAGTTCGAGCCGCTTGTGCCACGCCATTGCGCGGCGGACCCTACCAGAACTGGAAGCGGGGCAAGACGCTGCCTTGACCTCCGGCCCGAAAGACCCTAGCAACCGGCCCGATGCTCAAGAGCATGACCGGGTTTGGCGCGGGTCGCGCGCGTGTGGGGGACGAAGAGGTCTCCGTCGAAGTGCGCTCGCTCAACCACAAGTTCTGCGAAGTGAAGGTCCGCCTGCCACGCGAGCTGGCGTCCTTGGAATCCGTGCTGGTCAAGACGGTGAAGGACCGCTTGGCCCGTGGCTCGGTCGAGGTGCTGGTGAAGCGCCAGGCAGCGACCGTCTCGGGCAATGTCCCCACCGTGGATGTCGCGCTGGCCCGTGAGTACGCCCGAGCCTTCCGCGAGGTCGCGGACGCGCTGGGCCTCACGGCCGAGGTGGCCTGGGCGCACGTCGCCAACCAGCCGGGCGTCATCCGCCTGGAGGAGAAGGGGCTGGCCATCGAGCCGGCCACTCAGGCCGTGCAGGTCGCGCTGGAGCAGGCCCTCGGAGCCCTGGAGTCGATGCGCGAGACGGAAGGCCAGTCCATCCAGGCCGACCTGGACGCGCGCATGAAGCTCATCGAGGGCTGGAGCCGAGAGGTCGCGGACCTGGCGCCCAAGGCCGTAGCGGACTACCAGACGCGGCTCAGCGAGCGGGTGGCGGAGCTGGCGCGCGGCATCGCAGTGGATCCGCAGCGACTGGCCCAGGAGGTCACGCTCTTCGCCGAGCGCACGGATATCGCCGAGGAAGTGACGCGGCTGGGTATCCACCTGGAGCAGTTCCGCATCTTGATGGCGAGCCGGGAGCCCGCGGGCCGCCGCATGGATTTCCTAGTGCAGGAGATGCACCGAGAGGTGAACACGACCGGCTCGAAGAGCCAGCACGCGGAGATCTCCGCGCGCGTGGTTTCGATGAAGGCTGAGGTCGAGCGCATCCGCGAACAGGTGCAGAACGTCGAATGAACGAGCCCATGGTGCTGCAACCCGGCCTGCTGCTGGTCCTCTCCGCCCCCTCGGGAGCGGGGAAGACGACCCTGGCCCATCGCCTCCTCAAGGATCAGCCGGAGGCCATCTTCTCCACG is a window encoding:
- a CDS encoding sugar kinase; the encoded protein is MAAVSPVRPLPSPTRLPAAFARRRVLLVGDLVADHYLYGQTDRVSREAPVLIVRYESSEVKLGGGANVAANVRALGGQVTAVGVLGADAMGRSLRRLCEEADIRLHAVSGKDIQTETKTRILAGGVSTTRQQMLRVDRGQQGPLAPRVRKAIARQVEAAARDADAVVVSDYGAGVVGDEVRESLRKLAADGMPVCVDSRYALTSFTGLTVCKPNEPELEHLSGRRVRSEADLLEAGHAARKNLDCRALLVTRGRHGMALFDADGGVDLIPVHGAKAAVDVTGAGDTVIASFSLALAAGATFGEAARLANIAGALVVQKPGTATVSRDELLGELRSTR
- a CDS encoding glycosyltransferase family 9 protein, coding for MAWHKRLELWAKLALALVGSVLLWRPGRRRPLGSPLPAPRRVLLVRPDNRVGEALLTTPLMRTLKTHVQPAPEVHVLVHSKVVRVLSGHPDADAVVAFDRRHLWLGPLAPGIRALRRQRYDVVVDCANWDAPSVTSAFIARMAGPRAVVIGPDVWPVSLLHSVSVPARTDTRHEAQQRTHLLTPLTGGVVCEGLSFREPSLSPSIRAYLEASAGRKLAVINPGGRLGNRRIPPEAFAAAARALLEQGRIPVVTWGPGEEALARGVVEAAPGAQLAPPTSIDELAALMRAAGATVCNNTGPMHLSVAVGAPTLAFFLRIDMERWGHAQAPHRMVDLTGLVDGAGGVGLEARAAAEARSFVSALDLRSA
- a CDS encoding adenylyltransferase/cytidyltransferase family protein, with amino-acid sequence MTTLDKLRSLESIAQEREQWREQGRTVALANGVFDLLHVGHVRYLEGAKALADVLVVAVNSDASTRAYKGPGRPYIPELERAELVASLACTDRVLLFDESNVRHIIRALKPDLHVKGTDYTPDSIPEGDEVRAYGGRTAVSGDPKDHSTTDLARRLGREASK
- a CDS encoding YicC family protein, encoding MLKSMTGFGAGRARVGDEEVSVEVRSLNHKFCEVKVRLPRELASLESVLVKTVKDRLARGSVEVLVKRQAATVSGNVPTVDVALAREYARAFREVADALGLTAEVAWAHVANQPGVIRLEEKGLAIEPATQAVQVALEQALGALESMRETEGQSIQADLDARMKLIEGWSREVADLAPKAVADYQTRLSERVAELARGIAVDPQRLAQEVTLFAERTDIAEEVTRLGIHLEQFRILMASREPAGRRMDFLVQEMHREVNTTGSKSQHAEISARVVSMKAEVERIREQVQNVE
- a CDS encoding glycosyltransferase, whose translation is MRILHLLASPFWSGPAENVALLAQAQRDLGHEVSVAVDRRRVDIPAEEPAVPRLRELGLLDEGGLELSVKSPPWVMWRDWRALSRRSVDVVHSHFSHDHLLARWGRPRGAVLVRSIHALRSLRASLPHADAYTVPARALLPRLEAMGRTGQVLPALVDSHFEPATDRPALRRALGISGAPLVGMISTFQPSRRHALGIAAFAKLREQRPEAQLVLVGDGALLEDTRRQVASLGLAEAVMFAGYQRAEDFARWLRALDEVWILGLGNDWSGRAAAQSRASGVRVIAVDEGALPDLADARVASPTVEAVVSASLSGQRAEVAHPTNAEIARTLLELYGHG
- the lpxK gene encoding tetraacyldisaccharide 4'-kinase codes for the protein MRLGTAAAPTSVERLFYPPSPESWARRLQLSPLTLLSWPYGLLVRIRGSLYDSGLLRPERVNGLRVISVGNLNVGGTGKTPAVLYLAELLVREGRKVGILTRGYGRASTEPLTFTGAGPLPAVRDAGDEPRMLATRCPQVRLFVGADRVAAARRARDEFGLDTVLLDDGFQHRRLARDEDVVVMDASVGLGNGHLLPRGPLREPASALRRATLLWVRAAPDGTTPSPELTQGLPRVVTRYQPTEAIAPDGVTHPLSSLQGRPVLALAGLARPGGFLRMLASLGADLRDAALFPDHHAYTEPELRAVTARARQLGAEVVTTEKDAMRLPPGCEAWVVRLGVELLEGESYLRRALGLAPSPSDL